The segment TCCTTTCTCTAATCTTTTATAATCTCTTCCTCGTTTCTCACCCtgccttttcatctcttctcctttcttgtctctcattcatttcttccatctctctcgctttctctctctcatctccctttatcctcctccctctttcacttcctccctcccttctttccctatgtctctccttcccctctttctatccctccttttctctcttcctccctctctttctcttcccctttgccttccttcctctccctcctttcatatATACCTTAAAATATAAAGTAGGTGAAATTCTTATGAGTCTAGATTTTCAGCTTAAAAGAATGTTATTGTAAAGTCGGGTCATCTGGACCAATAGTCTCAGTTTGCagacgagaaaactgagtctcataaaaaaggtgaaatgatttacccaaagtcacacaggtaagaaaATGGGTGGTATctgaatttgaagccagattCTCACGGTTCAGTGATATACCACAAGCCCAGATACCCCAGTAGGATTCTTGAACATGGTCTGTCCTCCCTTTCCTACTCAGTGTCCTATCCTGCAGactcatcttttccttctcttctccctcccagcAAAGCTTATTCGCTCTACAATCAGTTCCTTTATTCTTTGGGACTAACTTATCTGTACTTAGGTGATAATGAGGGCTAATAGAATAATGCATGATTATTATTTCCCAGGGAATATATTTGCATTAAAACAGGGATCACTTGGGAGTAAGGCATTGCTGTACTCCAAAGAAATAAGCCAAGAAGTTAGAAtttcaggaagggagaaggtgagCCCAGTAATCTGTTACTGAGCAGGTATGGGGATTTTTTTCaatcagttctgttttttttttaaattactattttcagttctaaattctctttttccctctaccccttccccactcactgagaagaaaacaaacataatGGAAGATGGGGATATTTTTAGGAGAGTATGGTAGGCTGCCTTCCACAAATTCCACCTCAAAAAGTTAGGGATATACTATGTTCTAAGCATCCTACTTTCCAATTAGTTACCTGATGTAGCTTTAAAAATCCATACCCTGATCCCACCCCCAAACTTATAAGCAAATACTCATAATACCAGATTCAGAACTAAATAAATCCTTGCTTGGGAAAGAATGACCTTGAGAGATGATAATTTTCCTTTTACCTGCACCTGccctgttcctcctcatcagGTATTGGGCCATTGGTCCcgttttttcttttccctcttcctcttcctcctcctgggtCACTACCTCTTTAGACCACTGCAAAGATAAAATGGGTATACAGGAACCTGAGACAGTAGGGGAAAGCAAACCCATAGAAATGCTCAGCAGAGCCCTGATAGAGCACAGTTGTTAGGCTTCTGGTTTGGCTCTAACTTAAGACCAGTGGGGGCTTCTCCAGAAGAACAGACTCTGCTCACACAGTCAAACCTAATATCACTATATAGGAGTAGTTCGTGACAGTATTAGTCCTATCTCCTTTCCATCTTGATCTCCACTCCATGCCCATACTTCAGTGTAGGTATTTGCTATCATGCATTGCCACTTTTTTCTGATACTTtacattttgcttttgtttttttcaaattttcatgaAGCTTCCCCTAGCCAAGAAAAATGCTCAGAGCAGAGCATGATACAGGAATAAAAATATTGCATTTGTTTACCTCCTCTGCCTGGCATACAAAGCCTTCCATACCTCTTCTAGACTTATCTCTTACCTCTGTATAACATCATTAATttttgaatatttcattttttcccaattacatgttaaaacaattttaacctttgcttttctttaagttttgagttccaaattctatctctccctcccatttcccctccctgagatggtaaacaatccaacacaggttatacatgtgcaatcatgtaaaacatttccatattattcattttgtacaaaagacaagggagaaaaagagggagagaaaggaaggaaagaaggaaggaatggaagtgaagggaaggaaaggaaatagtatgttttgatctgctttcagaacccatacttctttctctggatgtgaatagtattttccatcataagttttttggagttatcttagatcattgtattgctgagaagagctaagttattcatagttcttcatcatacaatattgctgttttgcgcacaatgttcttctggttcttctcacttcattttgcatcagttcatgcaagtcttttccaggtttttctgaaaccttcctgttttttcttatagcacaatagtattccatcaccatcatatgccacaacttgttcagtcattccttccCTGGTTGacaggcatccccttgatttccaattcttagtcaacACAAAAAGCTTGTGCAATACAATTTAGATAAACTATACAAATCTGCAAATGAAGTTTCCCTCCCAAAAAaatcctcctcctctcccacctcTGCTTAATGCTCCTCTTCTCATTCTTCCTATAGAAGGGAAACTAGACCTCCACCTTACTACCTAGAGCCTCAGGAATTGTCTGAACCTCTTTCCTCAATTGTAGGGGCATATGGGCTAAATGCCACTGAAGGAGccctcttccaactctgactctATTGTACTCTCTGATATTATTAATTTCTTTCAATTGCTTAAAGGCCAGCTGAAATGAACCTTCTCTAGGAAATTTTCCATGATTCTTGTCACCACACCCCCAGATAATTAAGTACCCCTCCCCAGACCTCCCACACCACTTTATTCTGGAACTCTCTACTGAACCTATAATGTATATTTGTGGCTGTGTTGGTATTTTATCTTTAAAGAAACTTTGTATCTCACTCtgctccctccaccccaccaAGTATGTAGCACACATTATTAGATGCTTAATGTCTTTTTGTAGTAGGATCCTACCATTAGAGTCATCCAGTCCAGTCCCCTGAGgcccaagagaggttaagtgatttgcccaaagtcacataaacaGTAAGAATCAGAGATAGAATTGATATTCACTTCATTTTCCAAAGcaaaagaaccctggatttggggtcagaggagcCAGGttgaaatcctgcttctgacatcaTCTTGTATAACTAAGCTTGGGCAAAATTGACTTAACCTCTTGATATTTCAGGTGCTAATGATGTAGGCAGTGAGGTATAGAAGCCTTTACCTTCCTTTACAGCTCTGCCTGTGTGTTCCTCTGAAATATGAACCTCAAGGGATTCAGAGCTGGTCAAGTTTActtccccttcattttgtagatgaggaggaTGTGATTCATAGAAGGGAAatgaccttcccaaggtcacacagctacctaAGTCATATAGCTCATGGGTCTCATCAGATATTTCAGAGAAGCCTCAAGGGTCTGGAGAGCTGGCTTTGGATCACTAAGCAAACAGTTCCATCTCTGTGACTGGGCGACCCTGGCTGAGTCATTTGAACCTCTCAATGCCTGAAATATCTAAGACTATTAAATTGCAGATCAGACATGCACCAGGAGCTAGCCTGGTGATATCACAGCTCCTGTTTTTAACCAGTCTTCATTATacccatccctatcccttttcaaGCAAAATTACCTATTTCCAATCACTCccaaatgaagagtaaaatgccttcacactatatgtgtgtgtgtgtgtgtgtgtgtgtgtgtatgtccaaTCCAGAACTGCCTATTGTCTTAAGCGTCCCCAGGCTGTGCTGGtctggaacacacacacacacacatacacacacacacacacacacacacatccctagaAGAGAAGAACAGTCAAGGAAACATGAAGAACTTACTGAATCTCTTCCCTGATGAAACCGAGATGGAGCCTTGGTTGCAAAATAGTCAACTAGGTGTTGATCCTTCTGAGCATTGTAAGGAGGAATGACAGTATTCAGGTGTGGCAAGAAGCTGCTGGCCCCTCTGGCTAAGCTGTCCACTGCAATACAATCCAGAATGAATCCTTTTTCTCTACAACACAAGTCAGAGGCAGAAGTAGTTGGTGGTGTAAACATTTTCGACacactccatttctctttcttagaCATCAGCACTGCTTTCCAGGGAGTTAAACTAGGGAGAGTTTGGGGTATGGGGGAACAGAATTAAAAGTTG is part of the Notamacropus eugenii isolate mMacEug1 chromosome 3, mMacEug1.pri_v2, whole genome shotgun sequence genome and harbors:
- the LOC140532804 gene encoding sperm microtubule associated protein 1-like, which gives rise to MSKKEKWSVSKMFTPPTTSASDLCCREKGFILDCIAVDSLARGASSFLPHLNTVIPPYNAQKDQHLVDYFATKAPSRFHQGRDSWSKEVVTQEEEEEEGKEKTGPMAQYLMRRNRAGAGHSMEETQGHDFLFSSLKPILGYNGPYGYRRNCPNLRKNPATFGILTHLPIH